A DNA window from Ranitomeya imitator isolate aRanImi1 chromosome 2, aRanImi1.pri, whole genome shotgun sequence contains the following coding sequences:
- the SLC16A9 gene encoding monocarboxylate transporter 9: MTCQKPPDGGWGWVIVLTSFFIQFLCYGSPLAVGVLYVEWLEIFDEGKGKTAWVGSLAAGVGLLASPLCSASVSSFGARPVTIFSSFLVAGGLILSSFAPNVYFLYFSYGIMVGFGCGLLYTATVTVTCQYFEKRRGLALGIVSTGSSVGTFIYASLQKELILVYGLDGCLLIVGALALNILACGILMRPLPKLPEAAVEKPGLENVPDAYLIYHEKDQKKEENIGMLEKEKSDEANENCCCQENYPQMTQCDVIKDNCNSKVMEKYNCKQLVKNKCHTYLDYWEDTINLFKNKVFAALFINILLFDIGGFPPSFLLEDVAKSANVDNEDMVVPLVFILGLMMAIGKLVLGILADFKWMNTLYLYVFTLIVTGLAVFAVPFAKTYGALAVIAGTIGFFTGNWSIFPYVTTNTVGLDKLTHAYGILMFFAGIGNCLGPPMVGWFFDWTQSYDIAFYFCGICVIIGALGLLLVALPFWKNCQTKKLEPSPKSHSYVVAPAV, encoded by the exons ATGACGTGCCAGAAGCCACCGGATGGGGGATGGGGCTGGGTTATTGTCTTGACCTCATTCTTTATTCAGTTTTTGTGCTACGGTTCTCCTCTTGCCGTTGGAGTCCTATATGTTGAATGGTTAGAAATCTTTGATGAAGGAAAAGGAAAAACTGCATGGGTCGGGTCTCTGGCAGCTGGAGTCGGATTACTCGCAA GTCCTTTGTGTAGTGCAAGTGTCTCTTCTTTTGGCGCTCGTCCTGTCACCATTTTCAGCAGCTTCTTGGTGGCTGGAGGCCTAATTCTAAGCAGCTTTGCACCTAATGTCTACTTCTTGTATTTCTCATATGGAATTATGGTTG GTTTTGGATGTGGGTTACTGTACACAGCCACCGTGACTGTCACCTGTCAGTACTTCGAAAAACGGAGAGGACTTGCACTTGGGATCGTCTCAACAG GTTCCAGCGTTGGGACCTTTATATATGCAAGTTTACAGAAGGAGCTGATTTTAGTCTATGGATTGGACGGCTGTTTGCTAATTGTTGGAGCATTAGCATTAAATATATTAGCATGTGGCATCTTAATGAGACCCTTACCAAAACTACCTGAAGCTGCGGTAGAAAAACCTGGTCTGGAAAATGTTCCTGACGCCTACCTCATATACCATGAAAAAGACCAGAAGAAAGAAGAAAATATCGGGATGCTTGAAAAGGAAAAATCCGATGAAGCCAATGAGAACTGCTGCTGTCAAGAAAATTACCCCCAGATGACTCAGTGCGACGTAATAAAAGACAATTGTAACAGCAAAGTTATGGAGAAATACAACTGCAAACAGCTGGTAAAGAACAAGTGCCACACGTACCTGGACTACTGGGAAGACACCATTAACCTGTTCAAAAACAAAGTATTTGCTGCTCTTTTCATCAACATTTTGTTATTTGACATTGGAGGATTTCCTCCGAGTTTTCTTTTGGAAGACGTAGCCAAAAGTGCCAATGTTGATAACGAGGACATGGTAGTTCCCCTAGTGTTCATCCTCGGCCTCATGATGGCAATCGGGAAGCTTGTTTTAGGAATACTTGCCGATTTTAAGTGGATGAATACATTGTATCTGTATGTATTCACTTTAATAGTGACAGGTTTGGCAGTGTTTGCAGTTCCATTTGCCAAGACGTATGGTGCCTTGGCCGTTATCGCCGGTACTATAGGATTTTTTACTGGAAACTGGTCAATATTCCCATATGTAACAACAAACACCGTGGGGTTGGATAAGCTCACTCATGCCTATGGGATCCTGATGTTCTTTGCTGGAATTGGAAACTGCCTAGGACCACCTATGGTTG gttgGTTTTTTGACTGGACACAGTCCTATGATATAGCCTTCTATTTCTGCGGAATATGCGTTATTATAGGAGCTTTAGGCTTGTTACTTGTTGCACTACCATTTTGGAAGAACTGTCAAACTAAAAAGTTGGAACCTTCTCCAAAGAGTCACTCTTATGTTGTGGCTCCAGCCGTATGA